A genome region from Erigeron canadensis isolate Cc75 chromosome 3, C_canadensis_v1, whole genome shotgun sequence includes the following:
- the LOC122593129 gene encoding mitochondrial fission 1 protein A-like yields MNQFLDSVTSFFSGGDQLPWCSRDVIAGCEKEVADGGGDDAESIMRLSWALVHSRQPEDVQRGIAMLEASIANTHSPLQRREKIYLLAVGYYRSGDFSKSRMLLEQCLEIAPDWRQALSLKKAIEDRITKDGVIGIGITATAVGLIAGGIAAALVRRN; encoded by the exons ATGAATCAATTTTTGGATTCGGTGACTTCTTTCTTTTCTGGTGGCGATCAGCTTCCATGGTGTTCTCGCGATGTCATTGCG GGTTGTGAAAAAGAAGTTGCGGATGGTGGTGGGGATGATGCTGAGAGCATTATGCGGTTATCTTGGGCGTTGGTTCATTCTCGCCAACCCGAAGATGTCCAACGCGGAATTGCCATGCTTGAAG CTTCAATAGCCAACACCCACAGCCCATTGCAAAGGAGAGAGAAAATCTATCTGCTGGCTGTTGGATACTACCGTAGTGGTGATTTTTCAAAGAGTAGGATGCTTCTTGAACAATGCTTAGAG ATTGCACCAGATTGGAGGCAAGCTTTGTCTCTTAAGAAGGCGATTGAAGATCGAATTACTAAAG ATGGTGTGATTGGAATTGGTATTACTGCTACTGCTGTTGGACTTATTGCTGGTGGGATTGCCGCAGCATTGGTCCGGAGAAACTAA
- the LOC122591316 gene encoding uncharacterized protein LOC122591316, with translation MGDSPLTSFLMLNHNHHHHHPSTLLSMDSSASSSHDDLDLEMSHQVNPACPPDINLPLSVERSSPPQSWNQEQCEVLDVGVGLMSHLYETESFLNVSKVGRKCAKRLDSIWGAWFFFSFYFRPVLNEKSKAKIVRDSNGVSGFDKADLNLDVFMVQHDMENMYMWVFKERPENALGKMQLRSYMNGHSRQGERPFPFSADKGFVRSHRMQRKHYRGLSNPQCVHGIEVVTLPNLAMLDEEELKRWTELTGRDLNFLIPQEASDFSSWRNLPSTEFELERPPTIKNNSNSQSKKLLNGSGLNLSTQPSIHSNGDARVMDLSPIGSKKRKDLFPHGNEEDISLTVNHPPADRLPNLEVNPNEPYWLNEFSGVVRKACGPVTAAKTIYEDDEGYLVVISLPFVDLQKVKVSWRNTLTHGIIKVSCISVSRVPSIKRRDRTFKLTDPCLEHCPPGEFVREIPLSTRIPEDANIEAYYDGPGTVLEILVPKLREGPEEHEVRVCLRPHLVGNDLMLT, from the coding sequence ATGGGTGATTCTCCTCTCACGAGTTTTTTAATGTTAAATCataaccatcatcatcatcatccttcaACTCTTTTGTCAATGGATTCAAGTGCGTCGTCTTCCCATGATGATTTAGACCTCGAGATGAGTCATCAGGTCAACCCTGCCTGTCCTCCTGATATTAATTTGCCTTTGTCGGTTGAGAGAAGCTCCCCACCTCAATCATGGAATCAAGAGCAGTGTGAAGTTCTAGATGTTGGAGTTGGTCTAATGTCACATCTGTATGAAACCGAGAGCTTCCTTAACGTGTCAAAAGTTGGGAGGAAATGTGCGAAAAGATTAGATAGCATATGGGGTGCTTggtttttctttagtttttattttagacCGGTCTTAAATGAAAAATCTAAGGCAAAGATTGTGAGAGATAGTAACGGGGTTTCAGGGTTTGATAAAGCTGACCTCAATCTTGATGTATTCATGGTTCAGCATGATAtggaaaatatgtatatgtggGTGTTTAAAGAAAGACCGGAAAATGCTTTGGGTAAGATGCAGCTTAGGAGTTACATGAATGGGCACTCCCGGCAAGGAGAGCGACCATTTCCTTTTAGTGCCGATAAGGGTTTTGTCCGTTCTCACAGAATGCAACGCAAGCATTACAGAGGGCTTTCGAATCCTCAGTGTGTTCATGGTATTGAGGTTGTTACTTTGCCCAACCTTGCGATGCTTGACGAAGAGGAACTTAAAAGATGGACAGAACTCACCGGAAGGGATCTGAATTTCTTGATCCCACAAGAAGCTAGTGATTTCAGTTCATGGAGAAATCTTCCCAGCACTGAGTTCGAACTCGAGAGGCCACCTACCATAAAGAACAACTCGAATTCTCAATCTAAAAAATTACTCAATGGATCAGGTTTAAATTTGTCAACTCAACCCTCCATCCACAGCAATGGGGATGCACGTGTGATGGACCTTTCACCTATTGGCAGCAAGAAAAGGAAAGACTTGTTCCCACATGGAAATGAAGAAGATATCAGTTTGACAGTTAACCATCCTCCAGCAGATAGATTACCAAATTTGGAAGTGAATCCAAATGAGCCGTATTGGTTGAACGAGTTCAGTGGGGTTGTAAGGAAAGCCTGTGGACCAGTGACAGCTGCAAAAACAatatatgaagatgatgaaggtTACTTGGTTGTCATAAGCTTGCCATTTGTAGATCTTCAAAAGGTTAAAGTTTCATGGCGCAACACCCTTACGCATGGAATCATTAAGGTATCTTGTATAAGCGTATCACGTGTGCCATCTATCAAAAGAAGAGACCGCACCTTTAAGCTTACGGATCCCTGTTTGGAACACTGTCCTCCTGGAGAATTTGTCAGAGAAATTCCGCTTTCCACTCGCATTCCTGAAGATGCTAATATAGAAGCGTATTATGACGGTCCTGGAACAGTGCTAGAAATTTTGGTCCCAAAGCTCCGGGAGGGTCCTGAAGAACATGAAGTGCGTGTTTGTCTTCGCCCTCATCTTGTTGGTAACGATCTTATGTTGACATGA